TTCCCTGGGAAGGTGCGCGTATGAAAGCGGCGGAGCCTGATTATAAGCAATGGATAGATGTAAAGCTCATCCGCCGTATGAGCCGTGTGATCAAAATGGGGGTTGCTGCTGCTCAGCTGAGCTTACAGGATGCCGGCATAGAGAAACCCGACGCTATTATCACCGGCACCGCTTACGGCTGCCTGGATGATACCGGCGTGTTCCTCTCAAAGATGATCAATCAGCAGGAAGAGATGCTGACGCCTACGGCGTTCATCCAGTCCACCCATAACACCGTAGCCGGACAGATCGCCCTGATGCTGGGCTGTCATGGTTATAACAATACCTTCGTTCATAAAGGTTTTTCTTTCGAAAGTGCACTGCTGGACGCATCGATGATCCTGAAGGAAGGCCGCTCCGGCACCATCCTGACAGGAGCAATGGATGAACTGACCAATCATAGCTTTAACATCCTCTCCCGTTTCGATATATACAAAAAAGAGGTGGTTACACCTGCTGAACTGTTACATAGCCAGACGCATGGTACCGTGGCAGGAGAAGGCGCTGCCTGCTTTGTACTGGGAACGGAAAAAGGGGCGAATACGGCCGCAAAACTGACCGGAGTGACTACCTTGTACAAACCCGGAGGGAAGGCGGAAATTTCGGCAGATATAGCCGCTTTTCTGGCCGCTCATAACTGTAGTGAGGATGAAGTCAGTCTGTTCATCAACGGGCGCAATGGTGATGCCAGTGGAGATGAGTGGTATGAGCATATGGAAAACAGTGCGTTAGCCGGTAAGCCGGTGGCCTGTTTTAAACATCTCTGTGGAGAATATCCGACTGCTGCAGCTTTTGGCATGTGGCTCGGTGCAAAGGTGATCGCTGCACAACAGGTGCCGGCAGCGGCCCTGTATAAAGGGACTGCGCCTGATGCTATTAAAAAGGTACTGATCTACAATCATTATAAACAAACGCATCACTCGCTGATATTGTTATCCGCATGCTGACACACCGTACTGCAAATATCGGCCTGATCGTGTTGCTTGCGGCGGCGTTACTGGTGCATAACCTGTGGACGGCGCTGCCCTGGTGGTTGTTTGTACTACTGCCGGTGCCTTATGTGGCCGCACTGGTGTGGGGTGCATGTAATATCGGGTCAGATTTTTACGTTCCGGTAGTATGTGCAGCAGAGACACAGGAAAAGAAGATGGCTATCACATTTGATGACGGTCCCCTGGAACAGTATACACCGGTTATCCTGGATATACTGCGTAATGAACGGGTGCCTGCTACCTTCTTTTGTATCGGTAGCCGCATAGGGGGAAAAGAAGCATTGTTGCGTCGTATAGATGCCGAAGGGCATGTGATCGGAAACCACAGTTTCTCCCATCATTTCTGGTTTGATATGTTCGGGCCGGATAAGATGCTGAAAGAATTACAGTTAGTAGATGATACGGTGGAACAGGTGACCGGCAAACGGCCCCGTCTTTTCCGTCCACCTTATGGTGTAACAAATCCGAACCTCGCCAAGGCGATCAGAAGAGGACATTATACACCGGTAGGCTGGAATATCCGTTCACTGGATACAGTAGCAAAAGATAAACAGGCGCTGCTGGAAAGAATAAAGAAAGGTGTCCGTCCGGGCGCGGTGCTACTACTGCATGACTCCATGGAAGTGACAGTCCAGGTACTGCCTGCGCTGATACAATACCTGAAGCAGGAAGGATATATCATTGAAAGAATAGACAAATTATTAAATATACCCGCTTATGCGTAGATGGCTTTTGATATTGGGTTGTATGCTTTGCGTTCTCCCCGTGATGGCGCAGTCTGGTTTTAAACCGGTAGCCGACGTAGCCGCTTTCAAACAACAGTTTGCAAAGGCTTCTCAGGCGACGCAGTCCATACAGTGTGATTTTGTGCAGGAGAAGAATCTCAGTATGCTTGCTGATAAGATCGTGTCCAAAGGCAAGTTCTGGTTCAAGAAAGACAATAAGGTGCGCATGGAATATGCCCAGCCATCCTATTATCTGCTGATCATGAATGGTAAGGAGATCAAGGTGAAAGACGGACAGAAGGAAAACCGCGTTTCTACAAAAGGTAATAAGCTGTTTGAGCAGATCAATAAGATAACCGTTGACTGTGTACAGGGCAATATTGTGAATAACGCTGACTTCAACACGAAAGTGCTGGAGAACGGGCAGTCTTACCTGCTGGAAATGACGCCGGTCAATAGATCACTGGCGCAGTATTTTAAATCCATTCATCTGCTGGTAGACAAGAAGGATTACTCCGTATCAAAGATTGAAATGTATGAAGCCGGTGGCGACGATACCACTATCAGCTTCGTGCATAAACAACTGAATGTAAATATTGCAGATGCGGTCTTTGCTGTTAAATAGTATACTGGCCATGGGACTGTTGTCCGGCTGTTCTTCTGCTTATAAACACCTGCAGCCGGCTACGGCTGATGCAGCCTGTATTACGCAGTTCCGTCCGCAGTTCCGCAATACACTGTATAGCACACAGGTGGATGTGTTGAAGCATCATCTCAGCGGATTACTCTTCTTTAAGCAGATGCCGGATAGTAGTCTGCGGGTGGTATTCGCCAATGAAATGGGCTTTAAGTTCTTTGATTTTGAATTTACGAAAGATGGCGGTTTTGTAAAACATTACATGCTGCCTAAGATGGATAAAAAAGCAGTGGTTAAAACACTGCGTGGTGATTTCGAGCTGGTACTGCTGCGTCCTGATCTGGCAAAGGCACATGTGATGCAGGATAGCGGTTATCACTACACCGTCGTGCCGACGGAAAAAGGCAATAATTATTACATTACAGATGCTGCCTGTGAACGGTTGGACCGGATTGAAAAGTCTTCCAAACGTAAGCCGGTAGTAAAAGTATGGATGGAACATTATGCCGCTGGTGTACCCGATACGATCAATGTTCGGCACCAGGGTTTTAAATTTAATATTTCACTACAACGCGTACAGAAATAATGTTAGCAGGAAAATTATATACACTTGAGCAGGAGCAGACGGCAGGCGAAGCAGGCACTTACCAGGTGTTATGGAATGCAGCGCATCCCGTATTTGAAGGACACTTCCCGGGGCGTCCTGTAGTACCAGGTGTTTGCATGATGCAGACCGTCCAGGAATTACTGGAAAAACTGCTGCAAAAGAAAGTATTGTTTAAAAAGGCTTCCCAACAGAAGTTCCTGAATATGATCGATCCGCACGTGCACCCGCGTGTCGGGGCGACTGTTCAGTATAAGCTGCAGGATGGTGAAATAAAAGTGACCGCTTCCCTGAAACATGAAGACCTCACCTTCATGAAATTCCAGGGAACATTTGTTGATGCATAATGACCGATACCATAACATATCACGATCAGTTCACTGCCCAGAAAACGGCAGTACTGGTGCCAACCTACAACAACGCAAAAACACTGGAAGCTGTTATAAGAGATGTGCTCTCCTATACTTCCCATGTGATCGTTGTGAATGATGGCAGCACAGATGGAACTGCCGCTATCCTGGATACCTTTCCGCAGATACAGAGAGTTGACTATACACCCAACAGGGGTAAGGGAATCGCGCTCCGCCGTGGTTTCAGATATGCTGTTGAACAGGGCTATGACTATGTGATCACCATGGATGCCGACGGGCAGCATTTTGCGTCCGATCTGCCTGTAATGCTGGAGAAGCTGGAAACAGAAAGAAACACTATTGTCATCGGCGCACGTAATCTGCAACAGGAAAATATGCCCGGCAAGAACACGTTCGCTAATAAGTTCTCCAACTTCTGGTTCTATGTGGAAACAGGCCTGAAAGCACCGGACACACAATCCGGCTATCGCCTGTATCCGGTATACGCCATGCGCAACATGCGTTTCTGGTGCACCAAGTATGAATTTGAGATCGAAGTGCTGGTGCGTAGCTCCTGGAAAGGTATTAAGATCGACTGGGCGCCTATTAAAGTGTATTATCCACCTGCGGACGAAAGGGTCTCCCATTTCCGTCCGTTCCGCGATTTTTCGCGTATCAGTGTGCTGAATACGGTACTGGTGACGATCGCATTCCTGTACATCAAACCAAGGGATTTCATCCGCTATCTCCTGAAACCGGAAAGCTGGCGCAGTATGTGGTATGACCATGTGCTTAATAAGGAAGAGTCTAATTTCAGGAAGGCGATCTCCATCGGCTTTGGCGTATTTATGGGCATTATACCGATCTGGGGTTTCCAGATGGTCACTGCTATGGCGCTGGCAGTATTATTCCGCCTCAACAAGGCACTGGTATTTATGTCCTGCCATGTCAGTCTGCCTCCCATGATCCCTTTTGTCATCTTCGCCAGCTTCGCCACCGGCAGGGTATGGGTCAGGGATGGTAGCTTATTATTGCCATTCAGTACAGATCTCTCACTGGATATCATCAAACAGAATTTATTTCAATATTTAACAGGCGCCTGTACACTGGCGGTGGCAGCAGGTTTGCTGGTTACCCTGGTTGTATATGTGCTGCTGGCCATCTTCCGTAATGATCCGGCCAGACAGCGACAGGCACGCTAGTATTCGGTATTTAAAAATATGGGTAAGTTATTCGTAAGCATATATGATTTCTTTAACCGGCATAAAGCCTGGCTGTGGATATGTACCATCGTCAGTTTTGCGCTGGCTGGTTTCTTTGCCTCCCACATTGAGCTGGAAGAAGATATTACCCGTATACTGCCGAAGGACAAAACACTGGATAAATTGCAGCAGGTCTTCAATGACTCCCGTTTTGCAGATAAACTGGTGGTCGTGGTTTCTCAGGCAGATACTACGCAGCCTGCACAGCCGGATAGCCTGACCGCTTTTGCCCAGACGCTGACTGACAGCATAAATGCCAAATATGGCAGTCATATCAAATACCTGCAGGCACGGGTAGAAGATAATACTGTACTGGACCTGATGCAGGTGATCCAGCAGCACCTGCCCGTTTTCCTCGAAGAAAAGGACTACCGGCAGATAGATTCGCTGATCATGCCTGACCGGTTACAACAAACACTGGAAAGTAACTATCATACGCTGATATCTCCGGCCGGACTGGTCGTAAAGAAAGTCATTGCAGGAGACCCGGTTGGCATGTCCTGGCTGGGTATTAAGAAACTGCAGCACCTGCAGTATGATGAGCAGTTTGAACTGTATGATGGTTTTGTGATGAGTAAAGATCAGCGCCATCTGCTGCTGTTCATTACGCCTGCCAATCCACCCAGCGCTACCGGAAAGAACCTGGTCCTGCTGAATGGCTTACAGAAAGAAATAGCAACCCTCCAGCAATATTCACATGCTGCCAACGCCTTCTTTTATGGCGCCGCTGCTGTATCAGCTGGTAATGCCACACAGATCAAACAGGATTCCTGGCTGACTTTAGGCATCACCATCACTTTGCTGGTCGTACTGATCGCTTTCTTTTTTAAGAGAAAACGTGCACCTATCCTGATCATGTTGCCGGTGGCTTTCGGTGGATTATTCTCCATCGCCATCATCGCGCTGACACAACATAGTATCTCCGGTATTGCTTTAGGTGTGGGCGCCGCCGTACTGGGTATTGCGGTGAACTACTCCATGCATATCTTCAACCATCATCGTCATGCGCCTGACATCCGTGAAGTGATCCGCGATCTGGCGGAACCGATGACCATAGGTAGCTTTACAACGGTAGGCGGGTTCCTTTGTCTGCAGTTTGTACATTCTCCCATGCTGCGCGATGTAGGTATGTTCGCTGCCTACAGCCTGATAGGCGCAGCATTGTTCTCCCTCATTATCCTGCCGCACTGGATCGTCATAGGACGTAATCCTGAACAGCACCACGCTCATTCAGACACATGGCTGGACAGACTGGCTGCTTACCGGCCAGAAAAGAATAAGGTACTGGTCTACAGCATCCTGGTGCTCACCGTATTCTTCTTCTTTACTTCCGGTAAAGTTGGTTTCGAAAGTGACATGATGCGTATGAACTTCATGCGTCCGGAACTGAAAGCAGCCGAGACAAAGTTCAATCAAATTAATGCATACACTGCACAATCCGTTTACCTGGTAACAGACGGAGCGGATCTGCAGGAGGCCCTGCGCAATAGCGAAAAGCTCTTACCGCTGGTTCACCAGTTACAACAGCAGGGTATCGTAAAGAAATACGCCGGCGTAAATACATTACTGCTCTCCACACAGGAGCAGGAACGCAGAATAGCACGCTGGAAAGACTACTGGACACCAGAAAAGAAACAGCTGGTCATCAACTACCTGCAGCAACATGGACCAGCCATCGGCTACAAAGCCGCTGCTTTCAACCATTTCGAACAGTGGTTACAGCAGGACTTTTCTGTTATTCCAGAAGAAGATTTCCAGTCACTCCGTTCCGGTAACCTGGGTGACTTCATTACAGAAAAGAAAGGCAATGTGTCATTAGTTACATTGCTGAAAATAGACCCGGCGCAGAAAGCGGCTGTGTACAACGCATTCGGTGAACTGGAACACACCACCATATTCGATAAACAGTATGTGGCCAACCGACTGGCAGTCGTGATCCGTGATGAGTTTAACAGCATCGCCTGGATGACTTCCCTGCTGGTATTTGTAGCCTTGTTAATATCTTACGGCCGTATTGAACTGGCCCTGATCACATTTATACCCATGCTCATCAGCTGGGTGTGGATACTTGGTATTATGGGACTGTTCGGTATCAAGTTCAATATTGTCAACATCATTCTGAGCACATTCATATTTGGTTTGGGTGATGATTACAGCATCTTTACCATGGATGGGTTATTACAGGAGTATAAATCAGGCAAGAAGGAGAATCTTTCCTCTTTCCGCTCTTCTATCTTCCTGTCAGCCATCACAACGGTCCTGGGCATAGGTGTGATGATATTCGCCAAACATCCTTCCTTAAGATCTGTTGCTTTAATCTCCATTATTGGTATCAGCTGCGTGGTGCTCACCTCGCAGGTACTCATCCCGCTGTTGTTCAACTGGCTGATCACGAACCGTGTGAAGAAAGGCAGAGCGCCATGGACATTACATGGCTGGGCGAAATCGGTGTTCTCATTCACTTATTTTACGGTAGGTTGCCTGGTGCTAACAGTGATCGGCTGGATACTCGTGAAGTTCAATCCTTTTAAGAGAAAAGAAAAAGCGAAATATCTCTATCATCGTATCCTGTCTGCTTACACAAAGTCAGTGATCTATATCATGGGCAATGTGAAAAAGAAGATCATTAATCCGTTGGATGAACAGTTGGCGACGCCTGCTGTCATCATCAGTAACCACCAGTCTTTCCTGGACATCCTGATCTCTACCATGCTGCATCCGAAGGTGATATTACTGACGAGCAAGTGGGTATGGAACTCTCCGGTGTTCGGCGCGGTCGTGCGTATGGGTGATTACTATCCGGTAGCTGACGGCGCAGAGAACAGTATCGATAAACTTAGAGAGAAAGTAGCACAGGGATATTCCATTGTGGTATATCCTGAAGGTACCCGCTCCGAAGATGCTACCGTAAAACGTTTCCACAAAGGGGCGTTCTATATTGCGGAGCAGATGGGACTGGATATATTGCCGATCGTACTGCATGGTACCGCGTACACCATGAGCAAGAATGACTTCCTGCTGAAAGATGGTACTATCACTGTGAAATACCTGCCCAGGATCAAGGCCGGCGATAGTAACTGGGGAGATGGGTATGCCGCACGCACCAAACAGATCAGCCGTTACTTCAAAACGGAATACGAGAAGGTGCGCCAGGAAACGGAAACGCCTTTCTATTTCAGGGAACAACTTATTTACAACTATATCTACAAGGGCCCGGTGCTGGAATGGTACATGCGTATCAAAACAAAGCTGGAAGGTAACTATGCCCTGTTCGATCAGTTGCTGCCTAAGAAAGGCCGCATACTCGATATTGGTTGCGGATATGGTTTCATGAGCTATATGCTGCACTGGTTATCCAAAGACAGGGTTATGAAGGGACTG
The DNA window shown above is from Chitinophaga agri and carries:
- a CDS encoding outer membrane lipoprotein carrier protein LolA translates to MRRWLLILGCMLCVLPVMAQSGFKPVADVAAFKQQFAKASQATQSIQCDFVQEKNLSMLADKIVSKGKFWFKKDNKVRMEYAQPSYYLLIMNGKEIKVKDGQKENRVSTKGNKLFEQINKITVDCVQGNIVNNADFNTKVLENGQSYLLEMTPVNRSLAQYFKSIHLLVDKKDYSVSKIEMYEAGGDDTTISFVHKQLNVNIADAVFAVK
- a CDS encoding polysaccharide deacetylase family protein; this encodes MLTHRTANIGLIVLLAAALLVHNLWTALPWWLFVLLPVPYVAALVWGACNIGSDFYVPVVCAAETQEKKMAITFDDGPLEQYTPVILDILRNERVPATFFCIGSRIGGKEALLRRIDAEGHVIGNHSFSHHFWFDMFGPDKMLKELQLVDDTVEQVTGKRPRLFRPPYGVTNPNLAKAIRRGHYTPVGWNIRSLDTVAKDKQALLERIKKGVRPGAVLLLHDSMEVTVQVLPALIQYLKQEGYIIERIDKLLNIPAYA
- a CDS encoding trifunctional MMPL family transporter/lysophospholipid acyltransferase/class I SAM-dependent methyltransferase, with protein sequence MGKLFVSIYDFFNRHKAWLWICTIVSFALAGFFASHIELEEDITRILPKDKTLDKLQQVFNDSRFADKLVVVVSQADTTQPAQPDSLTAFAQTLTDSINAKYGSHIKYLQARVEDNTVLDLMQVIQQHLPVFLEEKDYRQIDSLIMPDRLQQTLESNYHTLISPAGLVVKKVIAGDPVGMSWLGIKKLQHLQYDEQFELYDGFVMSKDQRHLLLFITPANPPSATGKNLVLLNGLQKEIATLQQYSHAANAFFYGAAAVSAGNATQIKQDSWLTLGITITLLVVLIAFFFKRKRAPILIMLPVAFGGLFSIAIIALTQHSISGIALGVGAAVLGIAVNYSMHIFNHHRHAPDIREVIRDLAEPMTIGSFTTVGGFLCLQFVHSPMLRDVGMFAAYSLIGAALFSLIILPHWIVIGRNPEQHHAHSDTWLDRLAAYRPEKNKVLVYSILVLTVFFFFTSGKVGFESDMMRMNFMRPELKAAETKFNQINAYTAQSVYLVTDGADLQEALRNSEKLLPLVHQLQQQGIVKKYAGVNTLLLSTQEQERRIARWKDYWTPEKKQLVINYLQQHGPAIGYKAAAFNHFEQWLQQDFSVIPEEDFQSLRSGNLGDFITEKKGNVSLVTLLKIDPAQKAAVYNAFGELEHTTIFDKQYVANRLAVVIRDEFNSIAWMTSLLVFVALLISYGRIELALITFIPMLISWVWILGIMGLFGIKFNIVNIILSTFIFGLGDDYSIFTMDGLLQEYKSGKKENLSSFRSSIFLSAITTVLGIGVMIFAKHPSLRSVALISIIGISCVVLTSQVLIPLLFNWLITNRVKKGRAPWTLHGWAKSVFSFTYFTVGCLVLTVIGWILVKFNPFKRKEKAKYLYHRILSAYTKSVIYIMGNVKKKIINPLDEQLATPAVIISNHQSFLDILISTMLHPKVILLTSKWVWNSPVFGAVVRMGDYYPVADGAENSIDKLREKVAQGYSIVVYPEGTRSEDATVKRFHKGAFYIAEQMGLDILPIVLHGTAYTMSKNDFLLKDGTITVKYLPRIKAGDSNWGDGYAARTKQISRYFKTEYEKVRQETETPFYFREQLIYNYIYKGPVLEWYMRIKTKLEGNYALFDQLLPKKGRILDIGCGYGFMSYMLHWLSKDRVMKGLDYDEDKIITAQHCYLRNEQVSFEHADITNYTFEPCDAYVISDVLHYLQPAEQEKVLSACISQLNENGVIIVRDGDADLEKRHEGTKLTEFFSTKLIGFNKTKDKPLSFFSSSRIREIVAANGAVMEQIDNTKYTSNVIFIIKKLSPVHAI
- a CDS encoding beta-ketoacyl synthase N-terminal-like domain-containing protein, producing MNIYIQGTGCVSPQETANGGPFPEQVLPWEGARMKAAEPDYKQWIDVKLIRRMSRVIKMGVAAAQLSLQDAGIEKPDAIITGTAYGCLDDTGVFLSKMINQQEEMLTPTAFIQSTHNTVAGQIALMLGCHGYNNTFVHKGFSFESALLDASMILKEGRSGTILTGAMDELTNHSFNILSRFDIYKKEVVTPAELLHSQTHGTVAGEGAACFVLGTEKGANTAAKLTGVTTLYKPGGKAEISADIAAFLAAHNCSEDEVSLFINGRNGDASGDEWYEHMENSALAGKPVACFKHLCGEYPTAAAFGMWLGAKVIAAQQVPAAALYKGTAPDAIKKVLIYNHYKQTHHSLILLSAC
- a CDS encoding 3-hydroxyacyl-ACP dehydratase translates to MLAGKLYTLEQEQTAGEAGTYQVLWNAAHPVFEGHFPGRPVVPGVCMMQTVQELLEKLLQKKVLFKKASQQKFLNMIDPHVHPRVGATVQYKLQDGEIKVTASLKHEDLTFMKFQGTFVDA
- a CDS encoding DUF2062 domain-containing protein translates to MTDTITYHDQFTAQKTAVLVPTYNNAKTLEAVIRDVLSYTSHVIVVNDGSTDGTAAILDTFPQIQRVDYTPNRGKGIALRRGFRYAVEQGYDYVITMDADGQHFASDLPVMLEKLETERNTIVIGARNLQQENMPGKNTFANKFSNFWFYVETGLKAPDTQSGYRLYPVYAMRNMRFWCTKYEFEIEVLVRSSWKGIKIDWAPIKVYYPPADERVSHFRPFRDFSRISVLNTVLVTIAFLYIKPRDFIRYLLKPESWRSMWYDHVLNKEESNFRKAISIGFGVFMGIIPIWGFQMVTAMALAVLFRLNKALVFMSCHVSLPPMIPFVIFASFATGRVWVRDGSLLLPFSTDLSLDIIKQNLFQYLTGACTLAVAAGLLVTLVVYVLLAIFRNDPARQRQAR